In one window of Cryptococcus depauperatus CBS 7841 chromosome 3, complete sequence DNA:
- a CDS encoding cell division control protein 42 → MQTIKCVVVGDGAVGKTCLLISYTTNKFPSEYVPTVFDNYAVSVTIGDDPYTLGLFDTAGQEDYDRLRPLSYPQTDVFLVCFSVTSPASFENVREKWFPEIQHHCPGVPCLIVGTQIDLRSDPQNLEKLQRQRMEPISLEMGERLAKELGAVKYVECSALTQKGLKNVFDEAIVAALEPPVTTKKKSKKCLIL, encoded by the exons ATGCAGACCATCAAATGTGTGGTTGTTGGTGATGGTGCTGTCGGAAA GACTTGTCTTCTTATCTCTTATACTACCAACAAGTTTCCATCAGAGTATGTTCCTACCGTCTTTGACAATT ACGCCGTTAGTGTGACCATCGGCGACGACCCATATACTCTAGGTCTCTTTGACACTGCTGGTCAAGAAGACTATGATCGTCTTCGACCCTTATCTTACCCTCAAACTGATGTTTTCCTTGTCTGCTTCTCCGTCACTTCTCCAGCCTCATTCGAGAACGTCCGTGAAAAATGGTTCCCTGAGATTCAACACCACTGTCCAGGCGTCCCTTGTCTCATCGTTGGCACCCAAATTGACTTGCGATCTGATCCTCAAAACTTGGAGAAGCtacaaaggcaaagaatgGAGCCGATATCATTAGAGATGGGTGAGAGATTGGCCAAGGAATTGGGCGCGGTCAAATATGTTGAATGTTCAGCTTTGACGCAAAAAGGATTGAAGAATGTCTTTGACGAG GCTATTGTTGCCGCTTTGGAACCTCCTGTGACAACCAAGAAGAAGTCCAAGAAGTGCTTGATTCTTTAA